The following are encoded in a window of Phaseolus vulgaris cultivar G19833 chromosome 3, P. vulgaris v2.0, whole genome shotgun sequence genomic DNA:
- the LOC137808473 gene encoding thaumatin-like protein 1, which yields MAVSSQKKRVIITLTETMSPFSHSSHQSIVFLLILAFIGLRHAGMGVSATTFTFVNKCDHTVWPGILGKPDLGTSGFELKRGSTRTFDAPPGWSGRFWGRTGCQFDDSGHGTCATGDCGSGEVLCNGNGATPPATLAEFTLGSGSPDYYDVSLVDGYNLPMMVDASGGSGLCATTGCGADLNRRCPAELRVEGGDACQSACRAFGKPEFCCSGAFSSPSVCAPSMYSEIFKNACPKSYSYAFDDATSTFTCTAADYTVTFCPSSSPSLKSLMESGPGSSVEQAAVATSSWIANLATGDSTRRQPVSSSNSAFFVSVTFILSYLVS from the exons ATGGCTGTTTCATCAcagaaaaagagagtgatcaTAACACTTACAGAAACCATGTCTCCCTTCTCACATTCATCTCATCAATCCATCGTTTTTCTACTTATCCTTGCTTTCATAG GTTTGCGGCATGCAGGGATGGGAGTTTCAGCGACAACATTCACATTCGTCAACAAATGCGACCACACAGTGTGGCCGGGGATTCTAGGAAAACCGGATCTCGGAACATCGGGTTTCGAGCTCAAAAGGGGAAGCACGCGCACCTTCGACGCGCCACCGGGTTGGTCGGGGCGTTTCTGGGGCAGAACCGGTTGCCAGTTCGACGACTCGGGCCATGGAACATGCGCCACCGGCGACTGCGGCTCCGGCGAGGTGCTCTGCAACGGAAACGGCGCCACGCCGCCTGCCACGCTCGCCGAGTTCACGCTCGGGTCCGGGTCGCCAGACTACTACGACGTGAGCCTTGTCGACGGCTACAACCTCCCGATGATGGTGGACGCCAGCGGTGGCTCCGGCTTGTGCGCCACCACCGGCTGCGGGGCGGACCTGAACCGACGGTGCCCAGCGGAGCTGAGGGTGGAAGGCGGCGACGCGTGCCAGAGCGCCTGTCGCGCGTTCGGGAAACCGGAGTTCTGCTGCAGCGGCGCGTTTAGTTCACCGTCGGTGTGCGCGCCTTCGATGTACTCGGAGATTTTCAAGAACGCGTGCCCGAAATCTTATAGCTACGCGTTTGATGATGCTACCAGCACTTTCACGTGCACCGCTGCGGATTACACTGTCACATTTTGTCCCTCTTCTTCTCCAAG TTTGAAGTCTTTGATGGAATCTGGGCCAGGATCATCAGTAGAACAGGCAGCAGTAGCAACTAGTTCATGGATAGCCAATTTGGCCACAGGAGATTCAACCAGAAGACAACCAGTTTCATCTTCCAACTCTGCATTTTTTGTTTCTGTCACTTTCATTCTTTCCTATTTAGTCTCATAG